One Filimonas effusa genomic window carries:
- a CDS encoding response regulator transcription factor, which produces MKVLLIEDEVNVASFIQRGLTEAGYEVTVAMDGVSGLSIATTHEFTVILLDVMLPGMNGLELCRKLRLTNRQVPVLMLTALGSTENIVAGLDTGADDYLVKPFKLAELLARIRSLTRRQPQQLTDSTLLVIDDLVVDVNAKIVKRNFKPIALTATEYRLLEFMMRNQRKVLSRVEILEQVWGIDFNMGTNVVDVYVNYLRKKIDKGFDTKLIHTVIGMGYIMKEVYGNETTD; this is translated from the coding sequence ATGAAGGTCCTACTGATTGAAGATGAAGTGAATGTAGCGTCGTTTATCCAGCGTGGTCTTACCGAAGCCGGCTACGAGGTCACAGTAGCCATGGATGGCGTATCAGGACTTTCCATCGCCACCACCCACGAATTCACAGTCATCCTGCTCGATGTAATGCTGCCGGGAATGAACGGACTCGAACTCTGCCGGAAACTCCGGCTAACGAACCGGCAGGTCCCCGTTCTCATGCTTACCGCCCTTGGCTCTACAGAAAACATTGTTGCCGGCCTCGATACCGGCGCCGATGACTACCTCGTAAAACCTTTTAAACTGGCCGAATTGCTGGCACGTATCCGCTCACTAACCCGCCGCCAGCCCCAGCAACTCACCGACTCCACCCTCCTGGTAATAGATGATCTGGTAGTAGATGTTAACGCCAAAATTGTAAAACGCAACTTTAAACCCATAGCCCTTACCGCCACAGAATACCGCCTCCTCGAATTCATGATGCGCAACCAGCGAAAAGTGCTCTCCCGTGTCGAAATCCTGGAACAGGTCTGGGGTATCGACTTCAACATGGGAACCAACGTTGTCGACGTTTACGTTAACTACCTCCGTAAAAAAATTGATAAAGGCTTCGATACCAAACTCATCCATACCGTAATTGGTATGGGCTACATCATGAAAGAAGTCTACGGCAACGAAACAACAGACTGA
- a CDS encoding HAMP domain-containing sensor histidine kinase, producing the protein MKIQTKITWLFTAVTASIILLLSGFVYFFASRKSFEDFYKRLEIRAIVTAKAKLEANSDSNSAYHEIRREHLEKLPSEKEYFFKINKQTGQVDSAAILPVPVSFFKHVIQNGEAVYRRKDLFYLGFLYKQPQGSSVVVISAINDYSREYLGNLKNVLLITFFFSMVVVLTVGIMFSRQILKPVRLITERVKEISSTNLHLRLYSGKGKDEIEELSQTFNNMLDRLETSFESQNNFVSNASHELSTPLTAIIGEAELTLNRPRTQEQYVRSTQIILNEAERLRNITTTLLNLAQTGFNGKKQDWEPLRADELVWSVKKSVDNINPQNQVFFDTSHLPEEVKKLSMLGNMQLLILALSNIVLNACKYSNNQTVTIGVAATDERILIVIRDKGIGIPEPEIPYVFDPFFRASNVQHLKGYGIGLPLSRNIIRMHGGDIVVNSREGEGTIIHISLPIKD; encoded by the coding sequence ATGAAGATCCAGACGAAAATAACCTGGTTATTTACAGCGGTTACCGCATCTATTATCCTGCTGCTCAGCGGGTTCGTTTACTTTTTTGCCAGCCGTAAATCATTTGAAGATTTTTATAAACGACTCGAAATTAGGGCTATTGTTACGGCTAAGGCAAAACTCGAAGCCAATAGCGACAGCAATTCCGCCTACCATGAGATCCGCCGCGAACACTTGGAAAAACTGCCTTCCGAAAAAGAATACTTCTTTAAAATAAATAAACAAACAGGCCAGGTCGATAGCGCCGCCATCCTGCCCGTTCCCGTCAGCTTTTTCAAACACGTGATCCAGAACGGAGAAGCTGTGTATCGCCGGAAAGATCTGTTTTACCTGGGCTTCCTGTACAAACAACCACAGGGTAGCTCAGTTGTGGTTATTTCAGCGATCAACGACTATTCCCGTGAATATCTCGGTAACCTGAAGAACGTATTGCTGATCACTTTCTTTTTCTCGATGGTAGTGGTCCTTACCGTAGGTATCATGTTCTCCAGGCAGATCCTGAAACCTGTACGCCTCATTACCGAACGGGTAAAAGAGATCAGTAGCACTAACCTCCACCTTCGCCTCTATTCCGGGAAGGGCAAGGATGAAATTGAAGAGCTTTCCCAAACTTTCAACAACATGCTCGACAGGCTGGAAACTTCTTTTGAATCACAGAACAATTTTGTGAGCAATGCTTCCCACGAACTAAGCACACCGCTCACAGCTATAATAGGAGAGGCCGAGCTTACATTGAACCGCCCCCGCACACAGGAACAATATGTCAGATCCACCCAGATCATCCTTAATGAGGCAGAAAGGCTGCGCAACATTACAACAACCCTCCTGAACCTCGCCCAAACCGGCTTCAATGGCAAAAAACAGGATTGGGAACCGCTCCGGGCCGATGAATTGGTATGGTCGGTAAAAAAATCGGTAGACAATATCAACCCGCAGAACCAGGTTTTCTTCGATACCAGCCACTTGCCCGAAGAAGTGAAAAAGCTCAGTATGCTCGGTAATATGCAGCTGCTGATCCTCGCTTTAAGCAACATTGTGCTCAATGCCTGTAAATATTCTAATAACCAAACCGTTACAATAGGGGTAGCAGCCACCGACGAACGTATTCTTATCGTGATCAGGGATAAAGGTATCGGGATCCCTGAGCCCGAAATCCCTTACGTGTTCGATCCGTTCTTCCGCGCTTCCAATGTGCAGCATCTGAAAGGCTATGGTATAGGCCTTCCTTTGTCCCGCAATATTATTCGTATGCACGGCGGCGACATCGTTGTCAACTCCCGTGAAGGAGAAGGCACCATCATCCATATCTCTCTGCCAATAAAGGACTAA